Proteins found in one Amblyraja radiata isolate CabotCenter1 chromosome 15, sAmbRad1.1.pri, whole genome shotgun sequence genomic segment:
- the atoh7 gene encoding protein atonal homolog 7, with protein sequence MKSNGSACAPPSAAELDAGESCEAGLGGADRAESCVRQRMAANARERRRMQGLNTAFDQLRKVVPQWGQDKKLSKYETLQMALSYIMALTRILTEAERHGGDRSWIHIQYEHVQGSEDMQTYAEQQALEKKNCYTDSIFPFNHDTYPIVN encoded by the coding sequence CTGCAGCGGAGCTGGACGCCGGCGAGAGTTGCGAGGCGGGTCTGGGCGGCGCTGACAGGGCGGAGAGCTGCGTCCGCCAGAGGATGGCCGCTAACGCCCGCGAAAGGAGACGCATGCAGGGACTCAACACCGCCTTCGACCAGCTCCGCAAAGTGGTGCCACAGTGGGGCCAGGACAAGAAACTTTCCAAATACGAGACACTGCAGATGGCCCTGAGCTACATCATGGCCCTGACCCGAATATTGACCGAGGCCGAGCGCCACGGCGGCGACAGGAGCTGGATTCACATCCAGTACGAGCACGTACAGGGGAGCGAGGACATGCAGACTTACGCGGAACAGCAGGCATTGGAGAAGAAGAACTGTTATACGGACAGCATCTTCCCCTTCAACCACGACACTTACCCGATAGTCAATTAA